The Triticum urartu cultivar G1812 unplaced genomic scaffold, Tu2.1 TuUngrouped_contig_6913, whole genome shotgun sequence genome includes the window GGAAAGAGTTATAGGTTGCAAGAATTTATGCAACAGAATAGGAAGTCGAAGTTTAGCGTTCACCTGAGTAAGCAAAGCAAATACACTGCTGTTACATTGTGAGAAAACAAAAGAATATCTGAACTCTCGGGAAAAATGATGGCATAAAACAATCACCAGTGCAGCTCCATGTTTATATGAGAAATCAAGAACAGCAACATCTCTACTCGCGCGGAGATTTGTAACCTCGACTGGGATTTGCACCTGAAGAACATAGAAAAATGAAAATGAGATTAATTCAGGAAAGAAAACATGGAAAACGTGAATTGTACTGCAGCGCGTGGTACCTGTGCTCTAGGAGGAATAGTATCAGGTACTGACGAGAGTTCCACTTTAAAATGGCTAGGAGGCAAAATCAAAGCCCTCAATGACAAAAGGGGCGAAGTATTTTTATTCCCCAGGAAAAGAATAAGACGACCATGATGGGCCCGCCACTCTGCTTTTAAACCAATCTAGAGGTAGGGAAAAAGACCACACAGAGGGTTCAGGCAGCAGAGATAAGGAATGCTCAAAAGGAGGAAAAAAGATCAACGACTTCTGCAAACCTGGATGTTAGGATCCTCATACAGAACTCCACTATCTTTCGTGCACAATATATTAAACTTCTCCTCCACATTGACAATTGGctgtagaaaacagagttggtcaGCAGAAGAAAGCAGCCAGCACATATAAAACTGAATGACAGTATGACATATTCTGCTGATGCCGCCACTAAATAGTGAGCATACAGCCATGAAATAGTTCCATATAAAGACACTAATGTTATGAGAAAGTATTGTAATACCTGAACAGAGTTGGACTGGTCCTCAAGGGTAGCTAGTGCCAAGTCACCTACTGGACTTTGATTAGCCTCCAATCCTTGAGCAGGAATTTGCTCTACAGCAGCAGGAGGACCCTCTATTGCAAGAGGGCCCAAAAGGTCTGCAAGGaggtctgcttgagaagcaggaCGAGATGCAGGAGGCTCAACTTTACTAACAGGAGCGGGCTCAGTGATGATCTCGACATTTCTCTGAACTTCGACGGGAGCACCATTTTCTTTTGGAGCTTCTACCGCTGTTTCTTCATGACTGACATTGCTCTCCTGAATATCATAAATATTGCTTAAATGAAACTCACGAATGATGCCCAATGTATTTCATAACTAAGTAAGAAGGTCATACTTCAGCAATGTTTTGACTTGGCATCTTCACAAGAGTTAGATGATTAGCAGCTGGTGCTGGTCCGTTTACAGGGGGCTGAGCAGCTACAACAATAGCACTGGATGATTGTTGCTGACTTCGTAGTTTTATGGCACTCTGCTCTGCTGTGTCAACTTCAGCATCTTCAGCCTTTTTCAACAGAGCAGACTAGATTCGACATGCAAATACATAATTAAAAAGTTAACATGAATCCTTCTTGATGTACCGGCAAATATGAGTACACATTACACGACTAACAGGTAAACAGGATACATGTTTACCTCACGTTCAGGAAATTTTGGCATTTCAGCCAATACATCAGCCAAAGCAGGACCCTTTCTGCTTAGTTCAAAATATTCAACTGCTCTCTGCTGAATTTCAACATCGATATAACTTTCATGCCTGAAATGTAACGTAAGCGTAAAAAAAACTTCACAGACATAAAAAAGGTGGCGTGTCATCAAAGCAGAATGAGTAAACTGGTACTTTTTAAATATTGTCAGGATTTGTTGCTGCAGTCCCGCATCAGGAGGCTGAGTGTGCATAAGTATCTTGGCATAGGCTGAGATAATAATGGCAACAGTACTTGACCTGATGAAAAATCAGAGAATTAAATTTTTACATTAGAGCAGAAAAAAGAAGTTACTCAAGGAAGTCCTTTTTACAACTTACGATACTGTTGGAAGCCTGTCATTTATAATGGTAAACAACTCCTTGGGGCTACAACTAGGTCTTTGGGCCAAAAGGTGGCCATACTCTCCAAGAAGGTAAGCACTGACCTGTATTGGCACGAGAGTAGGATAATGTGAAGTAAAACACAATACAGACAAGAAGGGTGGACACTTGGTAGGTAGATTGGATTCCTTTATGACAGACAAATAAAAGGCATAACGAAAAGtccaagtttaaatgaggtcaaTCATGAATAAAGGTATGTTTTATTTACTTATCAACACTTCAACAGACTGTACTGCTAGTTAAACACAGGTTTATAGTGGGGCTCTACAAATTAAAACGATCGAGCAGTTCTGAAAAATCAAACTTCATGATACTAGCACAACAAGTTCAGGTCATGTAAAATACCTTGACCATGGTCTCATGCAAAGCAGGCTTGTCAAGGTATTCCCTCGCCTTAGCTGCAGCATATGCCTGAGAAAGTTACGAGTCAAACATCAGGTCCATCAAACAGTACTGAGAAGATCCGGCAAAAGTGGAATCAGAAATATGCAAGAACCTGAAGATCCTCATTGTTGGTGACAAATTGCACCACTCGATACCatatatcatcacttacaaaatcTCCCGCTTTGTCTATCAACTGAAGTATAACATCaacatacctacacaaacaatagTTAGATATGCCCAACACTTCGCAATGACCTGAAGCTACAGAAATAAGAAATCAGCATAAATTAGTGTGTCCTTCTCTCCAGTTATTACTCTACACAAAGTGCAGCAACCCAATACAGAAATATCAGCTTTGTAGCCTGGTCAAGGTAAACCCATTTTAGGTGAACAGCTACTTGATCGGGTTTGCAGGTTACTGGCTGTGCATGCAAAAA containing:
- the LOC125531255 gene encoding AP-2 complex subunit alpha-1-like, producing the protein MALSGMRGLSVFISDIRNCHNKEQERLRVDKELGNIRTRFKNEKGLSHYEKKKYVWKMLYIHMLGYDVDFGHMETVSLISAPKYPEKQVGYIVTSCLLNENNDFLRMVINTVRNDIIGRNETYQCLALTMVGNIGGKEFSESLAPDVQKLLISSSCRPVVRKKAALCLLRLYRKNPDVVNIDGWSDRMAQLLDERDLGVLTSVMSLFVSLVSNNAEAYWNCLPKCVRILERMARNQDIPQEYTYYGIPSPWLQVKAMRALQYFPTIEDPSARRALFEVLQRILMGTDVVKNVNKNNASHAVLFEALALVMHLDAEKEMMSQCVALLGKFIAVREPNIRYLGLENMSRMLLVTDVQDIIKRHQAQIITSLKDPDISIRRRALDLLYGMCDVTNAKEIVEELLQYLNTAEFAMREELALKAAILAEKFAPNLSWYVDVILQLIDKAGDFVSDDIWYRVVQFVTNNEDLQAYAAAKAREYLDKPALHETMVKVSAYLLGEYGHLLAQRPSCSPKELFTIINDRLPTVSSSTVAIIISAYAKILMHTQPPDAGLQQQILTIFKKHESYIDVEIQQRAVEYFELSRKGPALADVLAEMPKFPERESALLKKAEDAEVDTAEQSAIKLRSQQQSSSAIVVAAQPPVNGPAPAANHLTLVKMPSQNIAEESNVSHEETAVEAPKENGAPVEVQRNVEIITEPAPVSKVEPPASRPASQADLLADLLGPLAIEGPPAAVEQIPAQGLEANQSPVGDLALATLEDQSNSVQPIVNVEEKFNILCTKDSGVLYEDPNIQIGLKAEWRAHHGRLILFLGNKNTSPLLSLRALILPPSHFKVELSSVPDTIPPRAQVQIPVEVTNLRASRDVAVLDFSYKHGAALVNAKLRLPILLHKFLQPITL